In Luteolibacter arcticus, the genomic stretch CTTCTTGCCGTCCACCGTGGCCCATTTCTTTTCCGTCAGCGGCTCGATGATGATGCGGCGATCGTTTTCCTCCTTGGCGTTTGAGAAAGCGGTGGAGATCCCCTGACGCCGGTAGCCATGGCCGTCGTCGTAGGCATAGAGGACACTGAGTTGAGCGGGAATGCCGCCCCCGAGTGCGCTGAAGGCGGCATCATTCAAATCGGCCGAAAGCGTGCGCCCATCTGCGGAGATGCAGGCTTCGACCTGGCGGGACACATCGACTCGCTGCGATTCGAAACGGTGGTAGAGCAAGCCGGCGGCGAGAAGAGAGAGGACAATTCCTCCGGTGGCGACAGAAAGGAGGATCTTGCGGCCTAGCTTGTCCACGAGGAAGGCTCCCAGCAGGGTGACGACGCAGTTGATGCCGGTGATGATCTGGAGCTTGGTGGTGGCTTGGGCCTCGCTGAGTCCGGCACCCTGGAGGATTTTTCCGGCGTAAGAAAGGATGGAGCCGATGCCGGTGGCCTGGGTGCAGGCCAGGATGATGCATGCGAGAGTGAAGGGGACGACGTACTTCCGTTGGAGAAGGGAATCCGTGGCCGCATGGGTGCCGTCGGCATTTTTCTTGGTCCCGTGGTCCTTCATTTCCTGCAGCTCGAGTGCCGCTTGGCCTTCGGTGCGGGACATCCGCAGCACCGCGAGGGCCTGGTCCTCGCGCTTGCGCAGGAACAACCAGCGCGGGGACTCCGTGAGGAAAAGCGCACCGGCGCTGAAAAGCACGCCCGGGATGGAGGCGACGAGAAACATGTTGCGCCACGCGTCATTGTCGGCGGCGAAGATCAACTCAGGATCCGACTTCGCGGCCGCGACGGCCGCATCATGCACTCCGGCAAAGTGACCGGCAATCCACGCGGCCAGGACGAACCCGAGTGTCATCATGAACTGGAAGGCCGAGGTGCCCCGGCCGCGCACTTGGGACGGCAGGCACTCCGCCATATAAAGGGGAACCACCACGCAGATCACCCCACCCGAGAGCCCCATGAGGATCCGACCGACCAGCAATGCGGCAAAGCCGGAAGCCACATAAATCAGCAGGATGCTGGTGATGAAAATGACTCCGCCGGCGACCATCATTTTCTTGCGGCCGAGCCAATCCGCCAGGGCACCGGCAAACAGCGAGGCAATCACGCCCCCGCCGACGTAGATGGAAACCATGATGCCCTGCTGGACTTCGGACATGGGGATGGTTTTGTCCACGTAGAGCAGGGCCCCCGCGATGATGCCGT encodes the following:
- a CDS encoding sugar porter family MFS transporter — encoded protein: MNQEIPVADLPKQNGYLIFLILISGMGGLLAGIDYGIIAGALLYVDKTIPMSEVQQGIMVSIYVGGGVIASLFAGALADWLGRKKMMVAGGVIFITSILLIYVASGFAALLVGRILMGLSGGVICVVVPLYMAECLPSQVRGRGTSAFQFMMTLGFVLAAWIAGHFAGVHDAAVAAAKSDPELIFAADNDAWRNMFLVASIPGVLFSAGALFLTESPRWLFLRKREDQALAVLRMSRTEGQAALELQEMKDHGTKKNADGTHAATDSLLQRKYVVPFTLACIILACTQATGIGSILSYAGKILQGAGLSEAQATTKLQIITGINCVVTLLGAFLVDKLGRKILLSVATGGIVLSLLAAGLLYHRFESQRVDVSRQVEACISADGRTLSADLNDAAFSALGGGIPAQLSVLYAYDDGHGYRRQGISTAFSNAKEENDRRIIIEPLTEKKWATVDGKKTEEVKTKDLGKISILRAKFGPIPEGSTGLWITIALCSFIAFFAVGPGVCVWLALTELMPTRIRSLGMGVAMLLNTGVQFLSAFFFPTVVGNHGFSAMFFIWCGCTVIYFITAAFFLPETKGKTLEEIEDHFAGAKPAAK